A part of Neovison vison isolate M4711 chromosome 6, ASM_NN_V1, whole genome shotgun sequence genomic DNA contains:
- the RDH8 gene encoding retinol dehydrogenase 8, with product MADAPRTVLISGCSSGIGLELAVQLAHDHRHRYQVVATMRDLGKKGTLEAAAGEALGQTLTVAQLDVCSDESVAQCLSGIQGGEVDVLVNNAGVGLVGPLEGLSLAAMQNVFDTNFFGAVRLVRAVLPGMKRRRKGHIVVVSSVMGLQGVVFNEAYAASKFALEGFFESLAVQLLQFNIFITLVEPGPVVTNFEGKLLEQVSTAEFPDTDPDTLHYFRDFYLPASRELFHSVGQSPQDVAQVIVKVISSTRPPLRRQTNARYTPLIVLKTVDPSGSLYVRITHCLLFRWTRLLNLGLRCLACGCLRFRIWPR from the exons ATGGCGGACGCACCCCGGACTGTACTGATCTCAGGCTGCTCCTCAGGAATCGGCCTGGAGCTTGCAGTGCAGCTGGCTCATGACCACAGGCACCGCTACCAAG TGGTGGCCACCATGAGGGACTTGGGAAAGAAGGGGACCCTGGAGGCAGCTGCCGGGGAAGCTCTGGGGCAGACCCTCACCGTGGCCCAGCTGGACGTGTGCAGTGACGAGTCAGTGGCCCAGTGTCTCAGCGGCATCCAAGGAGGGGAAGTGGATGTGCTGG TGAATAATGCTGGAGTGGGCCtggtggggcccctggaggggCTCAGCCTAGCTGCCATGCAGAACGTCTTTGATACCAACTTTTTTGGGGCTGTCCGTCTGGTCAGAGCTGTCCTTCCTGGCATGAAGAGAAGGCGAAAGGGCCACATTGTGGTGGTCAGCAGTGTCATGGGGCTGCAGG GTGTGGTGTTCAACGAAGCCTATGCAGCCTCCAAGTTTGCCCTGGAGGGATTCTTCGAAAGTCTGGCTGTCCAGCTGCTGCAGTTCAACATCTT CATCACCCTGGTGGAACCTGGCCCAGTGGTCACTAACTTCGAGGGGAAGCTCCTGGAGCAGGTTTCCACAGCTGAGTTCCCAGACACTGACCCCGACACCTTGCACTACTTCCGGGATTTCTacctccctgcctccagggagctctttcaCTCTGTAGGACAGAGCCCACAGGATGTAGCCCAG GTCATTGTCAAGGTCATCAGCTCCACCAGACCACCCCTGCGCCGACAGACCAACGCCCGCTACACCCCACTGATTGTGCTCAAGACTGTGGACCCCTCAGGCAGCCTGTATGTACGCATCACCCACTGCCTGCTCTTCCGCTGGACACGCCTTCTCAACCTTGGCCTTCGATGTCTGGCCTGTGGCTGCCTCCGCTTCCGAATATGGCCCCGGTGA